From one Pseudomonas sp. B21-048 genomic stretch:
- the lptB gene encoding LPS export ABC transporter ATP-binding protein produces MATLKAQHLAKSYKSRQVVRDVSLSIDSGQIVGLLGPNGAGKTTCFYMIVGLVQADQGRVLIDDLDVSHQPMHGRAKAGIGYLPQEASIFRKLSVADNIMAILETRKELDKAGRRQELESLLQEFHIHHIRDNLGMSLSGGERRRVEIARALATNPKFILLDEPFAGVDPISVGDIKQIIHHLKAKGIGVLITDHNVRETLDICETAYIVNDGQLIAEGDSATILANELVKEVYLGHEFRL; encoded by the coding sequence ATGGCAACTCTGAAAGCTCAGCATCTGGCCAAGAGCTACAAGAGCCGTCAGGTCGTGCGCGACGTCAGCCTGTCCATCGACAGCGGTCAGATCGTCGGCCTGCTTGGTCCTAACGGTGCCGGTAAAACCACTTGCTTCTATATGATTGTCGGCTTGGTGCAGGCCGATCAGGGCCGCGTCCTGATCGATGACCTGGACGTGAGCCACCAGCCTATGCACGGTCGTGCGAAGGCGGGTATCGGTTATCTTCCGCAAGAAGCGTCGATCTTCCGCAAACTGTCGGTGGCCGACAACATCATGGCCATCCTCGAGACCCGCAAGGAACTCGACAAGGCCGGTCGTCGCCAGGAGCTGGAAAGCCTGCTGCAGGAATTTCACATCCACCACATACGCGACAACCTCGGCATGAGCCTGTCCGGTGGTGAACGCCGCCGCGTGGAAATCGCCCGGGCGCTGGCCACCAATCCGAAATTCATCCTCCTCGACGAACCCTTCGCCGGTGTGGACCCTATTTCGGTGGGCGACATCAAGCAGATCATTCATCATCTCAAGGCCAAAGGCATTGGTGTGCTGATCACGGACCACAACGTCCGTGAAACCCTGGATATCTGCGAAACCGCCTACATCGTCAACGATGGTCAACTGATCGCTGAAGGTGACTCCGCCACCATCCTGGCCAATGAACTGGTCAAGGAAGTGTATCTGGGTCATGAGTTCCGCCTGTAA
- the lptA gene encoding lipopolysaccharide transport periplasmic protein LptA, with amino-acid sequence MRLVKTLPILLSLGAALGSVSAWALPNDQEQPIRIQADDAQLDDKNGVATYKGDVIITQGSMKVTGNTVTITRTPAGDIDVVTSVGNLAYFEQLQTAGDTKPVQGYGVTIQYHASQNRVVLIDRAKVIDKDNNVTQGEKIVYDTVKKLASAGRATGNKVTEARPRIDMVIQPKKKTDEQKAQ; translated from the coding sequence ATGAGGCTCGTTAAAACTCTCCCTATTTTGCTCAGTCTGGGCGCAGCACTGGGAAGCGTGAGCGCCTGGGCTCTGCCGAACGATCAAGAGCAGCCTATCCGCATTCAGGCCGACGATGCCCAACTGGACGACAAGAATGGCGTTGCCACCTATAAAGGCGACGTGATCATCACCCAGGGCTCGATGAAGGTTACCGGCAACACCGTAACCATCACCCGCACCCCGGCCGGAGACATCGACGTGGTGACTTCGGTGGGCAACCTCGCCTACTTCGAGCAACTGCAAACGGCGGGCGACACCAAGCCGGTTCAGGGTTACGGAGTGACTATCCAGTACCACGCCTCGCAAAATCGCGTTGTACTGATCGATCGCGCCAAAGTCATCGATAAGGACAACAACGTTACCCAAGGCGAGAAAATCGTCTACGACACGGTCAAAAAGCTTGCGAGTGCCGGTCGCGCCACGGGCAACAAGGTCACCGAAGCGCGTCCTCGCATCGACATGGTGATCCAGCCGAAGAAGAAAACCGACGAGCAAAAGGCCCAGTAA
- the lptC gene encoding LPS export ABC transporter periplasmic protein LptC — protein MLSKKIRNILVFGCIAAIFAAVGYWNISPERFLDKPVVKVDESAIDYYAINAHSVQYLPDGKLQYEMTSDKVEHLKATEVTLLTNPDLNMFRGTEFPWHVQSERGEVNPDGTQVELIDSVRITRFDEKNRKTLITTTRMTVFPQQQYAQTDQPVRIDGAGGVSTGNGMKAYLKESRIHLLSNVRGQYEAR, from the coding sequence ATGCTGAGCAAAAAAATTCGCAACATCCTGGTGTTCGGTTGCATCGCAGCGATTTTTGCAGCGGTTGGCTATTGGAACATCAGCCCGGAACGCTTTCTCGACAAACCGGTGGTGAAGGTCGATGAAAGCGCGATCGACTATTACGCAATCAACGCCCATAGCGTGCAGTATCTGCCCGACGGCAAACTGCAATACGAAATGACGTCAGACAAGGTCGAACACCTGAAAGCGACCGAAGTGACGTTGCTGACCAATCCTGACCTGAACATGTTCCGTGGCACCGAATTCCCCTGGCACGTCCAGAGCGAGCGCGGCGAAGTCAACCCGGACGGCACTCAGGTCGAGCTGATTGACTCGGTACGCATCACGCGTTTCGACGAAAAAAACCGCAAAACCCTGATTACCACCACCCGTATGACAGTGTTCCCGCAGCAGCAATATGCGCAGACCGATCAACCCGTTAGAATCGACGGCGCTGGCGGTGTATCGACAGGCAACGGAATGAAAGCGTACTTGAAAGAAAGCAGGATACACCTGCTATCGAACGTAAGAGGACAGTATGAGGCTCGTTAA
- a CDS encoding HAD family hydrolase has protein sequence MSTDLLQRGKQIKLAVFDVDGVLTDGRLYFLEDGSEFKTFNTLDGQGIKMLMAAGVQTAIISGRKTPVVERRAKNLGIPHLYQGREDKLVVLDELLAQLNLSYEQVAYLGDDLPDLPVIRRVGLGMAVASAASFVREHAHGITQARGGEGAAREFCELILRAQGRLDAANAAYL, from the coding sequence ATGAGCACGGACCTGCTGCAACGCGGCAAACAGATCAAACTGGCGGTATTCGACGTCGATGGCGTGCTGACCGACGGGCGCCTGTATTTCCTCGAAGACGGTAGCGAATTCAAGACGTTCAACACCCTCGACGGCCAGGGCATCAAGATGCTGATGGCCGCTGGCGTACAGACCGCTATCATTAGCGGCCGCAAGACCCCGGTGGTCGAACGGCGCGCGAAGAACCTCGGCATTCCACACCTTTACCAGGGTCGCGAAGACAAACTGGTGGTGCTCGACGAACTTCTTGCCCAGCTCAACCTGAGCTATGAACAAGTGGCCTACCTGGGCGACGACCTGCCAGACCTGCCGGTGATTCGCCGTGTCGGCCTTGGCATGGCGGTGGCCAGCGCTGCCAGTTTCGTGCGCGAACATGCCCACGGCATTACCCAGGCCCGCGGTGGCGAGGGTGCCGCTCGCGAATTCTGTGAATTGATCCTGCGCGCCCAGGGCCGCCTCGATGCGGCCAACGCCGCGTACCTGTGA
- a CDS encoding KpsF/GutQ family sugar-phosphate isomerase — protein MNQSSDLIQSAQRTIRLELEAVQGLLPHIDADFVRACEMILASKGRVVVVGMGKSGHIGNKIAATLASTGTTAFFVHPAEASHGDMGMITRDDIILALSNSGSTNEIVTLLPLIKRQGIQMISLTGNPESPLAKAAEVNLNVSVEHEACPLNLAPTSSTTAALVMGDALAVALLEARGFTAEDFAFSHPGGALGRRLLLKVENVMHAGTELPQVMCGTLLKDALMEMTRKGLGMTVVLSTDGKLAGIFTDGDLRRTLDRTIDIHSTTIDEVMTAHGKTARAEMLAAEALKIMEDHKINALVVVDSEDRPVGALNMHDLLRAGVM, from the coding sequence ATGAACCAATCCAGCGACCTGATTCAATCCGCACAACGTACCATCCGCCTCGAACTGGAAGCCGTACAAGGCTTGCTACCCCATATCGATGCGGATTTCGTACGTGCTTGCGAGATGATTCTGGCCAGCAAAGGCCGTGTGGTCGTGGTCGGCATGGGCAAATCGGGGCACATCGGCAACAAGATTGCCGCCACCCTCGCCAGCACCGGCACCACGGCTTTCTTCGTGCACCCGGCCGAGGCCAGCCATGGCGATATGGGCATGATCACCCGTGACGACATTATTCTGGCGCTGTCGAACTCCGGGTCCACCAATGAAATCGTCACCTTGCTGCCGCTGATCAAGCGCCAGGGCATTCAGATGATCAGCCTGACCGGCAACCCCGAGTCGCCGCTGGCCAAGGCTGCGGAAGTCAACCTCAATGTAAGCGTCGAACACGAAGCCTGTCCGCTGAATCTGGCGCCCACCTCATCGACCACCGCAGCCCTGGTCATGGGCGACGCTCTCGCCGTTGCCTTGCTTGAAGCTCGTGGTTTTACTGCTGAAGATTTCGCTTTTTCCCACCCGGGTGGTGCCCTTGGCCGCCGTTTGTTGCTGAAAGTGGAAAATGTCATGCATGCCGGCACCGAATTACCGCAAGTGATGTGCGGTACGCTGCTCAAGGATGCCTTGATGGAAATGACCCGTAAGGGGTTGGGCATGACCGTTGTACTGAGCACGGATGGAAAGCTTGCCGGGATCTTCACCGACGGCGACCTGCGCCGCACTCTGGACCGCACCATTGATATCCACAGCACGACCATTGATGAAGTGATGACCGCCCACGGCAAGACCGCCCGCGCCGAGATGCTTGCCGCCGAGGCGCTGAAAATCATGGAAGACCACAAGATCAACGCGCTGGTAGTAGTCGACAGCGAAGACCGCCCGGTCGGCGCCTTGAACATGCACGACTTGCTGCGCGCAGGAGTAATGTAA
- a CDS encoding ATP-binding cassette domain-containing protein, protein MSADNAYAVELKGLTFKRGARSIFNNVDIRIPRGKVTGIMGPSGCGKTTLLRLIGAQLRPTNGEVWVNGQNLPTLSRSDLFDARKHMGVLFQSGALFTDLDVFENVAFPLRVHTGLPEEMIRDIVLLKLQAVGLRGAIDLMPDELSGGMKRRVALARAIALDPQILMYDEPFVGQDPIAMGVLVRLIRLLNDALGITSIVVSHDLAETASIADYLIVVGDGQVLGQGAPKDLMKSDEPRIRQFLTGEPDGPVAYHFPATDYRADLLGKR, encoded by the coding sequence ATGAGTGCCGATAACGCCTACGCGGTCGAGCTGAAGGGACTGACCTTCAAGCGCGGTGCGCGCAGCATTTTCAATAACGTCGATATCCGCATACCACGCGGCAAGGTCACCGGCATCATGGGACCTTCCGGGTGTGGCAAGACCACGCTGTTGCGGCTGATAGGCGCACAGCTGCGCCCTACCAATGGCGAAGTCTGGGTCAATGGCCAGAACCTGCCGACGTTGTCGCGCAGCGATCTGTTCGATGCGCGCAAGCACATGGGTGTGCTGTTTCAGAGCGGTGCACTGTTTACCGATCTCGATGTATTCGAGAACGTCGCTTTTCCGCTGCGGGTTCATACCGGGCTGCCGGAAGAAATGATTCGCGACATTGTCCTGCTCAAATTGCAGGCCGTGGGCTTGCGTGGCGCCATCGACCTGATGCCTGACGAATTGTCCGGTGGGATGAAGCGTCGTGTCGCGCTGGCCCGGGCCATTGCGCTTGATCCGCAAATCCTCATGTACGACGAGCCCTTTGTCGGCCAGGACCCGATCGCCATGGGCGTGCTGGTACGCCTGATTCGCCTGCTCAACGATGCGCTGGGCATCACCAGTATCGTGGTTTCTCACGATCTGGCCGAGACCGCGAGCATCGCCGACTACCTCATCGTGGTGGGCGACGGACAAGTGTTGGGCCAGGGCGCACCCAAGGATTTGATGAAATCGGACGAGCCACGTATTCGTCAATTCCTGACAGGCGAACCCGACGGCCCGGTCGCATACCACTTTCCAGCGACGGATTACCGCGCAGATCTTCTGGGGAAGCGCTGA
- the mlaE gene encoding lipid asymmetry maintenance ABC transporter permease subunit MlaE: MRKISLIERVRRFGHAGIDVLAVFGRSALFLFHALLGRGGIGGGFGLLVKQLHSVGVMSLVIIVVSGVFIGMVLALQGFNILSSYGSEQAVGQMVALTLLRELGPVVTALLFAGRAGSALTAEIGNMKSTEQLSSLEMIGVDPLKYIIAPRLWAGFISLPVLAMIFSVVGIWGGSWVAVDWLGVYEGSYWSNMQNSVTFVDDVLNGIIKSIVFAFVVTWIAVFQGYDCEPTSEGISRATTKTVVYASLAVLGLDFILTALMFGDF; encoded by the coding sequence ATGCGCAAGATTTCATTAATAGAAAGAGTGCGCCGCTTCGGCCACGCCGGCATCGATGTGCTGGCGGTATTCGGGCGTTCGGCGCTGTTCCTGTTTCATGCCTTGCTCGGTCGTGGCGGTATCGGTGGTGGTTTCGGCCTGCTGGTCAAACAACTGCATTCGGTGGGCGTGATGTCCCTGGTGATCATCGTGGTCTCCGGTGTATTCATCGGCATGGTGCTGGCCCTGCAGGGCTTCAATATTCTGTCCAGCTACGGTTCGGAACAGGCCGTTGGGCAAATGGTTGCGCTGACGCTGCTGCGTGAACTGGGCCCGGTGGTCACGGCCTTGCTGTTCGCCGGCCGCGCGGGTTCGGCACTGACCGCCGAAATTGGCAACATGAAGTCCACCGAGCAGTTATCCAGCCTGGAGATGATCGGGGTCGACCCGCTCAAGTACATCATTGCCCCGCGCCTGTGGGCCGGCTTCATTTCCCTGCCGGTGCTGGCGATGATTTTCAGCGTGGTGGGTATCTGGGGCGGTTCCTGGGTGGCCGTCGACTGGCTAGGGGTCTATGAAGGCTCCTACTGGTCGAACATGCAAAACAGCGTGACGTTTGTCGACGATGTGCTCAACGGCATTATCAAAAGCATCGTTTTTGCCTTCGTCGTGACCTGGATCGCCGTCTTCCAAGGCTATGACTGCGAGCCCACTTCCGAGGGGATCAGTCGTGCCACTACCAAGACCGTGGTGTATGCCTCTTTGGCTGTACTCGGCCTGGACTTTATTCTGACCGCCTTGATGTTTGGAGATTTCTGA
- the mlaD gene encoding outer membrane lipid asymmetry maintenance protein MlaD has protein sequence MQNRTLEIGVGLFLLAGILALLLLALRVSGLSPSAATDTYKLYAYFDNIAGLTVRAKVTMAGVTIGKVTAIDLDRDSFTGRVTMQLEKRVDNLPTDSTASILTAGLLGEKYIGISVGGEETPLKDGGTIHDTQSSLVLEDLIGKFLLNTVSKDAK, from the coding sequence ATGCAAAACCGCACCCTGGAAATCGGTGTCGGCCTTTTCTTGCTGGCTGGCATCCTGGCTTTGCTGTTGCTTGCGTTGCGGGTCAGTGGTCTGTCCCCGAGCGCCGCCACCGATACTTATAAACTTTATGCGTATTTCGACAATATCGCCGGTTTGACGGTCAGAGCTAAAGTGACCATGGCCGGTGTGACCATCGGCAAGGTCACGGCGATCGATCTGGACCGCGACAGCTTCACCGGTCGGGTGACCATGCAACTGGAAAAGCGCGTAGATAATCTGCCGACTGATTCCACCGCATCTATCCTGACCGCTGGCCTGTTGGGTGAGAAGTACATCGGTATCAGCGTGGGCGGGGAGGAAACCCCGCTCAAGGATGGTGGAACCATCCACGATACGCAGTCGTCACTGGTGCTCGAGGACCTGATCGGTAAATTCCTGCTCAATACCGTTAGCAAAGACGCCAAATGA
- a CDS encoding phospholipid-binding protein MlaC — protein sequence MISILRRGLLVILAALPLMANAVAAPSAHDLVQDTTNRMLADLAANKEKYKQDPQDFYAALNSIVGPVVDAEGISKSIMTVKYSRKATPEQMKAFEENFKKGLFQFYGNALLEYNNQGITVEPAKDESGDRTSVGMTVKSSSGAIYPVSYTLEKINGEWKLRNVIINGINIGKLFRDQFADAMQRNGNDLQKTIDGWAGEVAKAKEASKAQETTGQSTEKQTQ from the coding sequence ATGATCTCTATCTTGCGACGTGGCCTGTTGGTAATACTCGCGGCCTTGCCGTTGATGGCTAATGCCGTGGCGGCGCCTTCCGCGCATGATCTGGTACAGGACACGACCAATCGGATGCTGGCCGATCTGGCGGCCAACAAAGAGAAGTACAAGCAGGACCCGCAAGACTTTTATGCGGCACTGAACAGCATCGTCGGGCCGGTGGTGGATGCCGAGGGCATTTCCAAAAGCATCATGACGGTCAAATACTCGCGCAAGGCCACGCCCGAGCAGATGAAGGCTTTTGAAGAGAACTTCAAAAAGGGGCTGTTCCAGTTCTATGGCAATGCCTTGCTCGAGTACAACAACCAGGGCATCACCGTTGAACCTGCCAAGGACGAATCGGGAGACCGGACGAGCGTTGGCATGACGGTCAAAAGCAGCAGTGGCGCTATTTATCCCGTGTCTTACACGCTGGAAAAGATCAATGGCGAGTGGAAGCTGCGCAACGTGATCATCAACGGCATCAACATTGGCAAATTGTTCCGTGATCAGTTCGCCGATGCCATGCAGCGCAATGGCAATGACCTGCAAAAGACTATCGACGGTTGGGCCGGGGAAGTCGCCAAAGCCAAGGAAGCTTCCAAAGCCCAGGAAACCACCGGACAATCTACCGAGAAGCAAACCCAATGA
- a CDS encoding lipid asymmetry maintenance protein MlaB, whose product MSESAIRMSEAGELLLSGVLDYRTGPNLRKQGQALIKSSNAAALVVDCSAVEKSSSVGLSLLLCFMRDAQAAGKALSIRAIPDDMREIAQVSELTELLAHP is encoded by the coding sequence ATGAGTGAGTCGGCCATTCGCATGAGCGAAGCCGGCGAGCTGTTGCTCAGTGGCGTACTGGATTACCGGACAGGCCCGAACCTGCGCAAGCAGGGGCAGGCGCTGATCAAGTCCAGCAATGCGGCTGCGCTGGTGGTTGATTGCTCCGCAGTAGAGAAGTCCAGCAGTGTCGGTTTGTCGCTGCTGCTGTGCTTCATGCGCGATGCCCAGGCGGCCGGCAAGGCCCTGAGCATTCGTGCGATACCCGACGATATGCGCGAAATTGCTCAGGTCAGCGAACTGACCGAGCTGTTGGCGCATCCCTGA
- a CDS encoding BolA family protein encodes MQAVEVKSFLEGKLPGTLVEVEGEGCNFQLNVISDELAALSPVKRQQQIYAHLNPWITDGSIHAVTMKFFSSAAWAERT; translated from the coding sequence ATGCAGGCCGTAGAAGTGAAGAGCTTCCTTGAAGGAAAGCTGCCCGGAACGTTGGTAGAAGTTGAGGGCGAAGGCTGCAACTTTCAGCTGAATGTGATTAGCGATGAACTGGCGGCGTTGAGCCCGGTCAAGCGTCAGCAGCAGATCTATGCCCATTTGAACCCATGGATCACCGATGGCAGCATCCATGCGGTTACTATGAAATTTTTCAGCAGCGCGGCCTGGGCCGAGCGCACCTGA
- the murA gene encoding UDP-N-acetylglucosamine 1-carboxyvinyltransferase, whose translation MDKLIITGGARLDGEIRISGAKNSALPILAATLLCDGPVTVANLPHLHDITTMIELFGRMGIEPVIDEKLSVEIDPRTIKTLIAPYELVKTMRASILVLGPMVARFGEAEVALPGGCAIGSRPVDLHIRGLEAMGAVIDVEGGYIKAKAPEGGLRGAHFFFDTVSVTGTENIMMAAALAKGRSVLANAAREPEVVDLANFLNAMGAKVSGAGTDTITIDGVERLHTTTYKVMPDRIETGTYLVAAAVTGGRVKVKDTDPTILEAVLEKLRESGAEITCGEDWIELNMHGKRPKAVNVRTAPYPAFPTDMQAQFISLNAIAEGTGAVIETIFENRFMHVYELHRMGAHIQVEGNTAIVTGIEKLKGAPVMATDLRASASLVISALIAEGDTLIDRIYHIDRGYECIEEKLQMLGAKIRRVPG comes from the coding sequence ATGGATAAATTGATTATTACCGGTGGCGCTCGTCTTGATGGCGAGATCCGCATCTCCGGGGCAAAGAACTCTGCCCTGCCAATCCTGGCTGCAACCCTGCTGTGCGATGGCCCGGTTACCGTTGCCAACCTGCCGCACTTGCACGACATCACCACCATGATCGAGCTGTTCGGTCGCATGGGCATCGAGCCGGTGATCGACGAGAAGCTCAGCGTCGAAATCGACCCGCGCACCATCAAGACCCTGATCGCGCCGTACGAACTGGTGAAAACCATGCGTGCCTCGATCCTGGTGCTGGGCCCGATGGTTGCCCGTTTCGGCGAAGCCGAAGTCGCACTGCCTGGCGGTTGCGCCATCGGTTCGCGTCCGGTCGACCTGCACATCCGTGGCCTCGAAGCCATGGGCGCGGTCATTGACGTCGAAGGCGGCTACATCAAGGCCAAGGCCCCTGAAGGCGGCCTGCGCGGTGCGCACTTCTTCTTCGATACCGTCAGCGTGACCGGTACCGAGAACATCATGATGGCCGCCGCTCTGGCCAAGGGCCGCAGCGTGCTGGCAAACGCCGCTCGCGAGCCTGAAGTCGTCGACCTGGCGAACTTCCTGAACGCCATGGGCGCGAAGGTTTCCGGTGCCGGCACCGATACCATCACCATTGATGGCGTCGAGCGTTTGCACACCACCACTTACAAAGTGATGCCTGACCGTATCGAGACCGGCACCTACCTGGTGGCGGCCGCGGTCACCGGCGGCCGCGTGAAGGTCAAGGACACCGATCCGACCATCCTTGAAGCCGTTCTGGAAAAGCTCCGCGAATCGGGTGCTGAAATCACCTGCGGCGAAGACTGGATCGAGCTGAACATGCACGGCAAGCGGCCGAAAGCCGTCAACGTGCGGACCGCTCCATACCCGGCGTTCCCGACCGACATGCAGGCGCAGTTCATCTCCCTCAATGCCATTGCCGAAGGCACGGGTGCGGTGATCGAGACGATCTTCGAAAACCGCTTCATGCACGTTTACGAACTGCACCGCATGGGCGCTCATATCCAGGTCGAAGGCAACACCGCCATCGTCACCGGTATCGAAAAGCTCAAGGGTGCGCCGGTGATGGCCACCGACCTGCGTGCTTCGGCCAGCCTGGTAATCTCGGCGCTGATCGCCGAAGGCGATACCCTGATCGACCGCATCTACCACATCGACCGTGGTTACGAGTGCATCGAAGAGAAACTGCAGATGCTGGGCGCCAAGATCCGTCGCGTTCCGGGCTAG
- the hisG gene encoding ATP phosphoribosyltransferase has protein sequence MLTIALSKGRILDDTLPLLAEAGIVPTENPDKSRKLIIPTTQADVRLLIVRATDVPTYVEHGAADLGVAGKDVLMEYGGQGLYEPLDLRIALCKLMTAGRVGDVEPKGRLRVATKFVNVAKRYYAEQGRQVDIIKLYGSMELAPLIGLADKIIDVVDTGNTLRANGLEPQDFIADISSRLIVNKASMKMQHARIQALIDTLRKAVESRHRG, from the coding sequence ATGCTGACTATCGCACTGTCCAAGGGCCGCATCCTTGACGACACCTTGCCGCTTCTGGCTGAAGCGGGCATCGTGCCGACCGAGAATCCGGACAAGAGCCGCAAGCTGATCATCCCCACGACCCAGGCCGACGTGCGCTTGCTGATCGTGCGCGCCACCGATGTGCCGACCTACGTCGAGCATGGTGCCGCCGACCTGGGCGTCGCCGGTAAAGACGTGCTGATGGAATACGGTGGTCAGGGTCTGTACGAGCCTCTGGATCTGCGAATTGCGCTGTGCAAGCTGATGACCGCCGGCCGTGTCGGCGATGTCGAGCCCAAGGGCCGTCTGCGGGTGGCGACCAAATTCGTCAACGTCGCCAAGCGTTACTACGCCGAGCAGGGCCGTCAGGTCGACATCATCAAGCTCTACGGTTCGATGGAGCTGGCGCCGCTGATCGGTCTGGCGGACAAGATCATTGACGTGGTCGACACCGGTAACACCCTGCGTGCCAATGGCCTGGAACCCCAGGATTTCATTGCCGACATCAGCTCGCGGCTGATCGTCAACAAAGCTTCGATGAAAATGCAACACGCCCGTATCCAGGCGTTGATCGACACCCTGCGCAAGGCAGTGGAGTCTCGACACCGCGGCTGA
- the hisD gene encoding histidinol dehydrogenase yields MTAPTAIRRLNAADPDFAHHLDHLLSWESVSDDSVNQRVLDIIKAVRERGDAALVEFTQKFDGLQVASMADLILPRERLELALTRITVPQREALEKAAARVRSYHEKQKQDSWSYTEADGTVLGQKVTPLDRAGLYVPGGKASYPSSVLMNAIPAKVAGVTEVVMVVPTPRGEINELVLAAACIAGVDRVFTIGGAQAVAALAYGTESVPKVDKVVGPGNIYVATAKRHVFGQVGIDMIAGPSEILVVCDGQTDPDWIAMDLFSQAEHDEDAQAILVSPDAVFLDKVAASIAKLLPTMERAEIIETSINGRGALIKVRDMEQAIEVANRIAPEHLELSVADPQAWLPQIRHAGAIFMGRHTSEALGDYCAGPNHVLPTSGTARFSSPLGVYDFQKRSSIIFCSEQGASELGKTASVLARGESLTAHARSAEYRIVDDKKGN; encoded by the coding sequence ATGACCGCACCGACTGCAATTCGCCGACTCAACGCTGCTGACCCGGATTTCGCACATCATCTGGATCATCTGCTGAGCTGGGAAAGTGTGTCTGACGACTCGGTCAATCAGCGGGTGCTGGACATCATCAAGGCTGTGCGCGAGCGTGGCGACGCGGCGCTGGTGGAATTCACCCAGAAGTTCGACGGCCTGCAAGTCGCCTCCATGGCAGACCTGATCCTGCCGCGCGAACGCCTGGAGCTGGCATTGACCCGCATCACCGTGCCTCAGCGCGAAGCCCTGGAAAAAGCCGCGGCCCGCGTGCGCAGCTACCACGAAAAACAGAAACAGGATTCTTGGAGCTACACCGAAGCCGACGGCACGGTGCTGGGCCAGAAGGTCACGCCGCTGGATCGCGCCGGTCTGTATGTGCCAGGCGGCAAGGCGTCGTACCCGTCCTCGGTGCTGATGAACGCAATTCCGGCCAAGGTTGCCGGCGTGACCGAAGTGGTCATGGTCGTGCCGACGCCGCGCGGCGAAATCAACGAACTGGTGCTGGCCGCAGCCTGCATTGCCGGCGTTGACCGGGTGTTCACCATCGGCGGCGCCCAGGCCGTTGCGGCGCTGGCTTACGGCACCGAAAGCGTGCCGAAGGTCGATAAGGTGGTTGGCCCGGGCAACATCTATGTCGCCACCGCCAAGCGCCACGTGTTCGGTCAAGTCGGCATCGACATGATCGCCGGCCCGTCGGAGATTCTGGTGGTGTGTGACGGCCAGACCGATCCGGACTGGATTGCCATGGACCTGTTCTCCCAGGCCGAGCATGACGAAGACGCCCAAGCGATTCTGGTCAGCCCGGACGCCGTGTTCCTCGACAAGGTTGCCGCCAGCATCGCCAAACTGCTGCCGACAATGGAGCGCGCCGAAATCATCGAAACCTCGATCAATGGTCGCGGTGCGCTGATCAAGGTTCGCGACATGGAGCAAGCCATCGAAGTGGCTAACCGTATCGCGCCAGAACACCTGGAGTTGTCGGTCGCCGACCCGCAGGCCTGGTTGCCGCAGATTCGTCACGCCGGCGCGATCTTCATGGGCCGTCACACGTCCGAAGCCTTGGGTGACTATTGCGCAGGTCCGAACCACGTGTTGCCGACGTCCGGCACCGCGCGCTTCTCTTCGCCGCTGGGTGTTTACGATTTCCAGAAACGTTCGTCGATTATCTTCTGCTCCGAGCAGGGTGCCTCCGAACTGGGTAAAACCGCTTCCGTGCTGGCCCGTGGCGAATCGCTGACCGCTCACGCGCGGAGCGCCGAATACCGCATCGTTGACGATAAGAAGGGCAACTAA